The following coding sequences lie in one Tichowtungia aerotolerans genomic window:
- a CDS encoding phosphate ABC transporter substrate-binding protein, protein MKKAMLSMILTAAALTASAADKIVIDGSTTVGPIGKAFAEYFMAANPDVNITVSESGSGNGAKSLVNGVCDVAAMSRPMKDSEFKAAADKGIQPVAHVVALDGLPILVHPKNPIGQLTIEQIRKIYTGEISNWKEVGGPDLNIVVITRDTNSGTYETFEKLVMNKQKITEKAEYVGSNGAIRQRVQTTPSAIGYAGLGFVDKTVKALKVNGVYPSAATVRSGEYPIARPLFMYTSGYPKLGSAVYRFVTLYLSEDGQEMVDEIGFIPVTSY, encoded by the coding sequence ATGAAGAAAGCAATGCTCAGCATGATCCTCACTGCAGCAGCCCTGACGGCTTCTGCAGCAGATAAAATTGTAATTGATGGCTCGACCACTGTTGGACCGATTGGCAAAGCCTTTGCCGAATATTTCATGGCGGCAAATCCAGACGTAAACATCACGGTCAGTGAATCCGGGAGTGGAAACGGTGCCAAAAGCCTTGTCAACGGAGTCTGCGATGTCGCCGCAATGTCCCGGCCGATGAAAGACAGCGAGTTTAAAGCGGCTGCTGACAAAGGCATTCAGCCGGTTGCTCACGTGGTCGCTCTCGACGGTCTGCCGATTCTCGTGCATCCGAAAAATCCGATTGGTCAGCTGACGATCGAACAGATTCGCAAAATCTATACCGGTGAAATTTCCAACTGGAAAGAGGTTGGCGGTCCGGACCTGAATATTGTGGTCATCACCCGCGACACCAACAGCGGTACCTACGAAACCTTTGAAAAGCTCGTGATGAACAAACAGAAGATCACGGAAAAAGCTGAGTACGTCGGAAGTAACGGAGCCATTCGGCAGCGCGTACAGACAACTCCATCAGCCATTGGTTACGCCGGGCTTGGGTTTGTCGATAAAACCGTGAAGGCGCTTAAAGTCAATGGTGTCTATCCGTCTGCCGCGACTGTTCGCTCCGGAGAGTACCCGATTGCCCGTCCGCTTTTCATGTACACCAGCGGCTACCCGAAACTTGGATCCGCTGTCTACCGTTTCGTTACGCTTTACCTGAGCGAAGACGGCCAGGAAATGGTTGATGAAATTGGATTCATTCCGGTTACTTCCTACTAA
- the aspS gene encoding aspartate--tRNA ligase has translation MHQYRTHTCGELRKEHVGQTVRISGWVNTIRDHGGVLFIDLRDHYGITQVVISPDKAFYKDIEHWRVETVLRFTGDIVARDEAAINPKLATGEIELVAEEMQVLGESKVIPFQVNKDEECNEALRLQYRFLDLRREQLHKNLTLRSRVIARIRELMTAEGFMEMQTPILTSSSPEGARDYLVPSRVHPGKFYALPQAPQQFKQLLMTSGFDRYFQIAPCFRDEDARADRSPGEFYQLDMEMAFATQDDVFEVNERVLSTIFKEFSDKQVDSTPFARIPYLEAMEKYGTDKPDLRNPLVIQNATEIFRNCGFKAFAGVVEKGGEVKTIAVKGCADQPRKFFDDMIAYAQSVGAKGLGYISWIDGEVKSPIAKFLSEDELARLKGLGDIEDGDTMFFIADKLKGAWEIGGHVRAELGRRLDLLEKDVFRFCWIVDFPMYELDDDGKVEFSHNPFSMPQGGMDDLLNKDPLKILAYQYDIVCNGTELSSGAVRNHSPELMMKAFEIAGYGKEVVESKFPALYRAFQYGPPPHAGIAPGVDRMVMLLAEEPNIREVIAFPMNQKAEDLLMNAPGEVEFNQIRDLHLRIHLPKKQQEDASAE, from the coding sequence ATGCACCAATACAGAACTCACACCTGCGGAGAGCTCCGCAAAGAGCATGTCGGACAAACCGTTCGGATTTCCGGATGGGTCAACACCATTCGCGACCACGGCGGCGTTCTTTTCATCGACCTTCGCGATCACTATGGCATCACTCAGGTCGTCATCAGCCCCGATAAAGCATTCTATAAAGATATCGAGCACTGGCGTGTTGAGACGGTGCTTCGCTTTACGGGTGACATTGTTGCCCGGGATGAGGCGGCCATCAATCCAAAGCTGGCCACCGGTGAAATTGAACTGGTTGCCGAAGAGATGCAGGTTCTTGGTGAATCCAAAGTGATTCCATTTCAGGTTAACAAAGACGAAGAGTGCAACGAAGCGCTTCGTCTGCAGTATCGTTTCCTCGACCTTCGTCGTGAGCAGCTTCATAAAAACCTGACTCTGCGCTCCAGGGTAATTGCCCGTATTCGCGAGCTGATGACGGCCGAAGGCTTTATGGAAATGCAGACGCCGATCCTCACCAGCTCATCGCCGGAAGGAGCACGCGACTATCTTGTGCCCAGCCGTGTGCATCCCGGTAAGTTCTATGCGCTTCCGCAGGCACCTCAGCAGTTCAAACAGCTGCTCATGACCTCCGGCTTTGACCGCTATTTCCAGATTGCTCCCTGTTTCCGCGATGAAGACGCCCGTGCCGACCGTTCGCCCGGCGAGTTTTATCAGCTCGACATGGAAATGGCCTTTGCAACTCAGGACGATGTTTTTGAAGTCAACGAACGTGTCCTTTCGACGATTTTCAAAGAATTCAGCGACAAGCAGGTCGACAGTACACCGTTTGCCCGTATTCCATATCTCGAAGCGATGGAGAAATACGGGACGGACAAGCCGGACTTGCGCAACCCGCTTGTCATTCAGAACGCGACCGAAATTTTCCGCAACTGCGGCTTCAAGGCATTTGCCGGAGTGGTCGAAAAAGGGGGCGAGGTAAAAACGATCGCTGTTAAAGGATGTGCCGATCAGCCGCGCAAATTCTTTGATGATATGATTGCCTATGCCCAGTCGGTCGGGGCTAAAGGTCTTGGCTATATCAGCTGGATCGATGGCGAAGTCAAAAGTCCGATTGCGAAATTCCTGTCCGAAGACGAATTGGCCCGCCTGAAGGGGCTCGGCGATATTGAAGACGGCGATACGATGTTCTTTATTGCCGACAAGCTGAAAGGCGCCTGGGAAATCGGCGGACATGTTCGTGCAGAGCTGGGGCGTCGTCTGGACCTGCTGGAAAAAGACGTTTTCCGCTTTTGCTGGATTGTCGACTTCCCCATGTACGAGCTGGATGACGACGGAAAAGTGGAGTTTTCCCACAACCCATTCTCTATGCCTCAGGGAGGAATGGACGATCTGCTCAATAAAGATCCGCTCAAAATCTTGGCATATCAGTACGACATCGTCTGCAACGGAACTGAGCTCTCCTCCGGAGCTGTGCGAAATCACAGTCCTGAACTGATGATGAAAGCCTTCGAAATTGCCGGGTACGGCAAAGAAGTTGTAGAGTCCAAGTTCCCGGCGCTGTACCGGGCGTTCCAATATGGCCCGCCGCCGCACGCCGGGATTGCCCCCGGAGTCGACCGTATGGTCATGCTGTTGGCGGAAGAGCCGAACATTCGCGAAGTCATCGCTTTCCCAATGAACCAGAAAGCAGAAGACCTGTTGATGAATGCTCCCGGGGAAGTGGAGTTCAACCAGATCCGCGATCTGCACCTGCGCATACACCTTCCTAAAAAACAGCAGGAAGACGCATCTGCAGAATAG
- the hisS gene encoding histidine--tRNA ligase, whose product MASSSFQPLQGMSDIAPPDVYLWQMLEARAREVFARYRFEEVRTPILEKTALFTHSLGDTTDVVTKEMYCLEDRGGRKLSLRPEGTAGSVRYIASGAEQTANARMYYMGPMFRCERPQAGRKRQFHQIGLEAAGAPNPLADAEVIALQLNLLSAWGLEGAKIRLNTIGLPEERAAVLEGLRNAIRPRFSELPEDAQQRFETNVLRLLDSKDPAVQAVIADVPSVTELLSQESRDYLNTVVETLRSLEIDVEIDTSLVRGLDYYVHTVWEVVHGGLGAQNALSGGGRYQVQVGSRTIDGVGFAMGMERMIAALESTGITADQFAPEPAVFIVSLGEAALKENLLLMQMLRQRGIACEMELTNRKIKAQMKRADKLGARQVIIRGDTELENGTFVVKNMEEGTQQELELPELMNLLT is encoded by the coding sequence ATGGCCTCCAGTTCTTTTCAGCCCCTTCAGGGCATGTCGGATATCGCTCCGCCGGATGTATACCTCTGGCAGATGCTAGAAGCCCGGGCGCGCGAAGTTTTCGCGCGCTATCGTTTTGAAGAGGTGCGTACGCCTATTCTCGAAAAAACCGCATTGTTCACTCATTCGCTGGGTGACACTACGGATGTGGTTACTAAAGAAATGTACTGCCTCGAAGACCGCGGAGGGCGCAAGCTCTCTTTGCGTCCCGAAGGAACCGCCGGTTCGGTTCGCTACATCGCCTCTGGCGCAGAGCAGACGGCTAACGCCCGTATGTATTATATGGGTCCGATGTTCCGTTGTGAACGTCCTCAGGCAGGACGGAAACGACAGTTCCACCAAATCGGTCTGGAAGCTGCCGGCGCACCGAATCCGCTGGCTGATGCTGAAGTGATTGCGTTGCAGTTGAACCTTCTGTCTGCATGGGGGCTGGAGGGAGCAAAGATCCGTCTGAACACCATTGGGCTTCCGGAAGAGCGTGCGGCGGTGCTCGAAGGATTGCGCAATGCAATTCGCCCACGGTTTTCTGAGCTTCCAGAAGATGCTCAGCAGCGTTTCGAAACCAATGTGCTGAGACTGCTCGACTCTAAAGATCCGGCGGTTCAGGCCGTTATCGCGGATGTTCCTTCGGTGACTGAGCTGTTGAGTCAGGAATCGCGCGACTATCTGAATACAGTGGTCGAAACGCTTCGCAGTCTGGAGATCGATGTGGAAATCGATACCAGTCTGGTGAGAGGGCTCGACTATTACGTCCATACGGTGTGGGAAGTTGTGCATGGCGGTCTCGGAGCTCAGAACGCACTTTCCGGTGGCGGTCGTTATCAGGTTCAGGTCGGCAGCAGGACCATTGATGGGGTCGGTTTTGCCATGGGAATGGAACGGATGATTGCCGCGCTGGAATCAACTGGTATTACGGCGGATCAATTTGCTCCGGAGCCGGCCGTATTTATTGTTTCGCTTGGAGAGGCCGCTCTAAAAGAGAATCTGTTGTTGATGCAGATGCTCCGTCAGCGCGGGATTGCCTGCGAAATGGAACTGACGAACCGCAAAATCAAAGCACAGATGAAACGCGCCGATAAGCTTGGGGCCAGACAGGTCATCATTCGAGGCGATACCGAGCTTGAGAACGGCACCTTTGTTGTCAAAAACATGGAAGAGGGCACCCAGCAGGAACTGGAACTGCCTGAACTGATGAATTTATTAACCTAG
- a CDS encoding HU family DNA-binding protein translates to MTKRDLVIRIADETGLIQQDVAAVLQKSLDYITEALEKGETVEFRNFGVFEINVRKSRIGRNPNKPENVVTIPERKVVKFKPGKIMKQRITGI, encoded by the coding sequence ATGACAAAAAGAGATTTAGTAATTCGTATTGCCGATGAAACCGGATTGATCCAGCAGGATGTGGCCGCTGTGTTGCAGAAGTCGCTGGATTACATCACAGAGGCTCTCGAAAAAGGAGAGACCGTTGAGTTCCGGAACTTCGGCGTTTTTGAGATTAATGTTCGCAAGTCCCGCATCGGCCGGAATCCGAACAAACCGGAGAATGTTGTAACGATTCCAGAGCGGAAAGTCGTTAAATTCAAGCCTGGCAAAATTATGAAGCAGCGCATCACCGGTATTTAA
- the proS gene encoding proline--tRNA ligase — MAKQQKTAITPTREENYPEWYQQVVRAADLAENSDVRGCMVIKPWGYALWENIKAGLDGLFKATGHVNAYFPLFIPKSYLEKEAEHVDGFAKECAVVTHHRLEAGPDGGLVPAGELEEPLIVRPTSETIIGATYAKWVQSYRDLPILINQWANVVRWEMRTRLFLRTAEFLWQEGHTVHETEAEAWEETRKMLDVYKKFAEEYMAMPVLIGEKTAGERFPGAVSTLCIEAMMQDRKALQAGTSHFLGQNFAKASGITFQSREGREEVAWTTSWGVSTRLIGGMIMTHGDDDGMVMPPRLAPSHVVILPIIRKDTDREKIMAYCNETAEMLRTQTYAGRPVEVVVDGRDINAGEKGWGWVKKGIPIRIEIGPRDMESNSVFVARRDKGPKEKYGQSREEFAASVTSVLEEMQQLLFERACAFRAENTREIDSWDDFVQFFKAEGGGFALAHWDGTEETEQKINDELSVTIRCIPFDYEAGGEGTCIVSGRPSKGRVVFAKSY, encoded by the coding sequence ATGGCGAAGCAGCAGAAGACGGCAATTACCCCGACGCGGGAAGAGAATTATCCGGAATGGTACCAGCAGGTGGTGCGCGCGGCCGACCTGGCCGAAAACAGTGATGTGCGCGGCTGTATGGTGATTAAGCCGTGGGGCTATGCGCTTTGGGAAAACATTAAGGCCGGTCTCGACGGCCTGTTTAAAGCGACCGGCCATGTGAACGCCTATTTCCCGCTGTTTATTCCTAAAAGCTATTTGGAAAAGGAAGCGGAGCATGTCGATGGCTTTGCAAAAGAGTGCGCGGTTGTAACGCATCACCGTTTGGAGGCGGGGCCCGATGGCGGCCTGGTGCCGGCCGGAGAGCTGGAGGAACCGCTGATTGTTCGCCCGACGTCGGAAACCATCATTGGTGCCACGTATGCCAAGTGGGTTCAGAGCTATCGCGACCTGCCGATTCTGATTAACCAGTGGGCCAATGTCGTCCGCTGGGAAATGCGTACACGCCTGTTCCTGCGTACGGCTGAATTCCTGTGGCAGGAAGGTCATACGGTTCACGAGACAGAAGCCGAAGCGTGGGAGGAAACCCGCAAGATGCTTGATGTTTACAAGAAGTTTGCTGAAGAGTACATGGCGATGCCGGTGCTGATTGGCGAGAAAACCGCAGGTGAACGTTTTCCGGGTGCGGTCAGCACGCTTTGTATTGAGGCTATGATGCAGGACCGCAAGGCGCTGCAGGCCGGGACGAGCCATTTCCTGGGACAGAACTTTGCAAAAGCATCCGGCATTACCTTCCAGTCGCGTGAGGGACGCGAAGAGGTGGCATGGACGACGTCATGGGGTGTTTCAACCCGCCTGATCGGCGGGATGATTATGACGCACGGTGATGATGACGGCATGGTGATGCCGCCGCGTCTGGCGCCGAGCCATGTGGTGATTTTACCGATCATTCGCAAAGATACTGATCGTGAAAAGATCATGGCTTACTGCAATGAAACCGCTGAGATGCTGCGGACACAGACTTACGCCGGGCGTCCGGTTGAAGTGGTTGTTGATGGTCGTGATATCAACGCCGGTGAAAAAGGCTGGGGCTGGGTGAAGAAAGGGATTCCGATCCGCATTGAAATCGGGCCGCGCGATATGGAGAGTAATTCGGTGTTTGTCGCCCGTCGCGACAAGGGTCCGAAGGAAAAATACGGTCAGAGCCGTGAGGAGTTTGCAGCTTCTGTAACGTCCGTTTTGGAAGAGATGCAGCAGTTGCTGTTTGAGCGTGCCTGCGCTTTTCGTGCTGAAAATACCCGCGAAATCGACAGCTGGGATGATTTTGTCCAGTTCTTTAAGGCAGAGGGCGGAGGCTTTGCTTTGGCTCACTGGGACGGTACGGAAGAGACCGAACAGAAAATTAACGACGAATTGTCTGTAACCATTCGTTGTATTCCTTTTGATTACGAGGCTGGCGGAGAAGGAACGTGCATCGTCAGCGGCAGGCCGAGCAAAGGTCGCGTGGTTTTTGCAAAGAGCTATTAA
- a CDS encoding alpha/beta hydrolase — MKRKEWIVAGWNLLFCFEMSFMLTGFFKGVFGVKKKVIAAVLVSAGCVMAEVAPDEVIEYKETPQGSMTLHVFNPPNHTAGDKTPGIVFFFGGGWKGGAPTHFYPQSRFLASRGMVAICADYRTAEDGTSPQECVKDGKSAMRWVRSHAEELGVDPDMLAAGGGSAGGHVAAATATLDGFNEEGEDLSVSCRPDALVLFNPVFDNGPDGYGYDRVSGYWKDFSPLHNLMPDVPPTLIQLGTRDQLIPVATAEAYKARMGELGVRCDLLLYEGQEHGFFNTAKYEETLRAADEFLMSLDYLPERNK, encoded by the coding sequence ATGAAACGCAAAGAATGGATCGTTGCGGGTTGGAATCTGTTGTTCTGTTTTGAAATGTCATTTATGCTGACCGGGTTTTTCAAGGGGGTGTTTGGAGTGAAGAAAAAAGTGATTGCTGCTGTTTTAGTCTCTGCCGGGTGTGTCATGGCGGAGGTCGCGCCGGATGAAGTGATTGAATATAAAGAGACCCCGCAGGGTTCAATGACTCTGCATGTATTTAATCCGCCTAATCACACGGCCGGAGACAAAACCCCGGGGATTGTTTTTTTCTTCGGGGGCGGCTGGAAGGGGGGAGCCCCAACTCATTTTTACCCTCAGAGCCGGTTTTTGGCTTCTCGGGGCATGGTGGCAATTTGCGCCGATTATCGGACGGCCGAAGATGGAACATCACCGCAGGAATGTGTAAAAGACGGAAAATCAGCGATGCGCTGGGTGCGCAGCCATGCAGAAGAGCTTGGAGTTGACCCCGACATGCTGGCTGCCGGTGGCGGGTCCGCGGGCGGACATGTGGCGGCGGCAACGGCAACGCTTGATGGCTTTAATGAAGAGGGCGAGGACCTCTCCGTCAGCTGTCGCCCGGATGCGCTGGTGCTGTTTAATCCGGTTTTTGATAACGGTCCGGATGGGTATGGCTATGACCGGGTTTCCGGGTATTGGAAGGATTTCTCGCCGCTGCACAATCTGATGCCTGACGTGCCGCCAACGCTGATCCAGCTCGGCACCAGGGATCAGCTGATCCCGGTGGCGACTGCCGAGGCTTATAAAGCAAGGATGGGCGAACTGGGTGTTCGTTGCGATTTGCTTCTGTATGAAGGTCAGGAGCATGGTTTTTTTAATACGGCGAAGTATGAGGAAACCCTTCGGGCTGCCGATGAGTTTCTGATGTCGCTGGACTATTTGCCGGAAAGGAACAAATGA
- a CDS encoding sugar phosphate isomerase/epimerase family protein, giving the protein MKTGICSITFRPMNVGQVADLVKTAGLDAIEWGGDVHVRPGDLTAARVARRTTVDAGLEVSSYGSYFRVLDKEGRAEAFQPVLDSTLALETNTVRIWAGYSASAEVSEDVRSRFAEQAQRVAEMAAASGVNIGFEFHDHSLTDTNESAAKLLQEIDAPNVYLYWQPMYQGPDMDYRMAGLHDLKDRILNFHVFHWEYDGSKELWIDAVDRRPLSEGQAEWKQYFSVELPPRERYALLEFVRDDDPKRFLEDAETLKAWLEGTVK; this is encoded by the coding sequence ATGAAAACAGGAATTTGCTCAATTACATTTCGTCCGATGAATGTCGGTCAGGTTGCGGATCTGGTAAAAACCGCCGGTCTTGATGCCATTGAATGGGGCGGCGACGTACACGTTCGGCCCGGCGATCTGACGGCTGCGCGAGTCGCCCGCCGTACAACCGTGGATGCAGGACTGGAAGTTTCTTCCTACGGTTCCTATTTCCGGGTTCTGGATAAAGAAGGAAGAGCAGAAGCGTTTCAGCCGGTGCTCGACAGTACGCTGGCGCTGGAAACGAATACGGTGCGTATCTGGGCCGGATATTCGGCGTCGGCGGAGGTGAGCGAAGATGTCAGGTCGCGGTTTGCTGAACAGGCTCAGCGGGTGGCTGAGATGGCGGCGGCTTCCGGAGTGAATATCGGCTTTGAGTTCCATGACCACTCACTGACGGATACCAACGAATCTGCCGCGAAGCTTCTGCAGGAGATCGATGCTCCGAATGTGTATCTTTACTGGCAGCCGATGTATCAGGGACCGGACATGGATTACCGGATGGCAGGGCTCCATGATCTCAAAGACCGGATTTTAAACTTCCATGTGTTCCACTGGGAGTATGATGGATCGAAAGAGCTCTGGATTGATGCGGTGGATCGTCGCCCGCTGAGCGAGGGACAGGCGGAGTGGAAACAGTATTTTTCCGTGGAGCTCCCGCCTCGCGAGCGCTATGCTCTGCTCGAGTTTGTTCGCGATGATGATCCGAAGCGGTTTCTTGAGGATGCCGAGACCTTAAAGGCGTGGTTGGAAGGGACCGTGAAATGA
- a CDS encoding NAD(P)-dependent oxidoreductase translates to MPEKMKAAVFHESVTWMSDAFDKVYAQGRCERLAEITDLYPVRISRDNFYDHVEDLQDLDVIFSTWDMVVLSSEEVQMLPNLKAVFYAAGASSSFRESFEENGVVVCSATAANAIPVAEFALAQVLLAGAGAYRNSRECVDVQSTTIANSHRGCGNYGNRVSILGNGAISSKLQDFLKHHDLEVVVVPSRAENRTVSIAEAFATSFAVVNLFPDRDDNVGVYNRPLFESMMDSAVFINVGRGRQVNETDLIAVMKERPDLTALLDITWPEPPIDGSELYTVPNIQLTGHLAGSKSSELIRMADFMIEDFQRWEKGEPLKYRVRPDQL, encoded by the coding sequence ATGCCAGAGAAAATGAAAGCTGCGGTTTTTCACGAGAGTGTTACATGGATGTCGGATGCATTCGACAAAGTATACGCTCAGGGGCGGTGTGAACGCCTTGCGGAGATCACTGACCTCTATCCTGTGCGGATTTCGCGCGACAATTTTTATGACCATGTTGAAGATCTTCAGGATCTGGATGTGATTTTTTCCACTTGGGACATGGTGGTGCTCTCTTCGGAGGAAGTACAAATGCTGCCGAACCTGAAAGCAGTTTTCTATGCCGCCGGCGCCAGCAGCTCCTTCCGGGAGTCGTTTGAGGAAAACGGAGTTGTTGTCTGCAGTGCGACGGCTGCCAATGCAATTCCGGTTGCGGAGTTTGCCCTTGCTCAGGTGCTGCTTGCCGGAGCCGGAGCCTATCGCAACAGTCGTGAATGCGTGGATGTTCAGTCCACGACGATCGCCAACAGCCATCGCGGCTGCGGAAACTACGGCAACCGTGTCAGCATTCTGGGCAACGGAGCAATCTCCAGTAAGTTGCAGGACTTTTTAAAACATCACGATCTGGAAGTAGTGGTTGTTCCCTCGCGTGCCGAAAACCGGACCGTTTCGATCGCAGAGGCCTTTGCTACATCATTTGCTGTCGTTAATCTGTTTCCGGACCGCGATGATAATGTCGGAGTTTATAATCGCCCTTTGTTTGAAAGCATGATGGACAGCGCTGTCTTTATCAATGTTGGACGCGGACGGCAGGTAAACGAAACTGACCTTATTGCGGTAATGAAAGAACGTCCGGACCTCACTGCGCTGCTGGACATCACCTGGCCGGAGCCTCCGATCGACGGTTCAGAACTGTATACGGTTCCGAATATTCAGTTGACCGGACATTTAGCCGGCTCAAAGTCATCCGAACTGATCCGGATGGCCGATTTTATGATCGAGGATTTTCAAAGGTGGGAAAAAGGAGAGCCGCTGAAGTATCGGGTGCGGCCCGATCAGCTCTGA
- a CDS encoding FAD-dependent oxidoreductase has protein sequence MKTSDLKIGQHTVPVVRVHSLVIGSGAAGLNAAVQLRNQGIADVLIVTEGLKMGTSINTGSDKQTYYKSAMCGNDLDAPLAMAKNFFSPGSMHGDLALIEAAVSARGFLNLVNLGVKFPQDAYGQFIGYKTDHDPAQRGTSVGPYTSRDMCLALIAEVKRRDIPVQEKTNVVSLLTVGEGKEKRACGALALDAKGELVAFAADNVVFAVGGPGGLYKTSVYPVVHTGAIGIALRAGAKAQGLPEAQYGLASIKFRWNVSGTYMQVVPKFVSTDADGKSNPREFLCDYFDDLGEMHSKVFLKGYQWPFDSKKIVGGSSIIDILVYIETALKGRRVFLDYRENPDGFDFQTLEKEAFEYLENSGAFQKTPIERLKHMNPGAISLYKDHGIDITQEPLEVAVCAQHNNGGLAGNHWWESINIKHLFPVGEVNGSHGVARPGGSALNSGQVGSIRAAEFIANVYERSDLKMSEFNKAARAEVRDVLGFLGRCETSGQKWRAVRNELQERMSRAGAHIRSLDELKDAVKEAKEQLDALEVQGCKAGNAVEKVQALRNRQLCYAHWVYLAATLYQVKSGVGSRGSAMVRDASGKRAHKQLAKDEWSFLPEDPSFKEKVQETVVAGGKIKNRWVKCRPIPESNLWFETAWADFRAGKIYR, from the coding sequence ATGAAAACGAGTGATTTGAAGATTGGACAGCATACGGTTCCGGTTGTACGGGTACATTCTTTGGTAATTGGTTCCGGAGCGGCGGGCTTGAATGCGGCGGTTCAGCTGCGCAATCAGGGCATTGCTGACGTGCTGATTGTGACCGAAGGGCTGAAGATGGGAACGTCCATCAACACCGGCTCGGACAAGCAGACCTATTACAAATCTGCGATGTGCGGCAACGACCTCGATGCACCGCTGGCCATGGCCAAAAACTTTTTCTCGCCCGGTTCCATGCACGGCGATCTGGCGCTGATCGAAGCGGCGGTTTCCGCGCGCGGTTTCCTTAACCTCGTGAATCTCGGAGTCAAATTCCCGCAGGATGCCTATGGGCAGTTTATCGGTTACAAAACCGACCACGATCCCGCGCAACGCGGAACGTCAGTCGGTCCTTATACCTCGCGCGACATGTGTCTGGCTCTCATCGCCGAAGTCAAACGCCGTGACATTCCGGTTCAGGAAAAAACCAATGTCGTCAGCCTGCTTACGGTCGGCGAAGGCAAAGAGAAGCGCGCGTGCGGAGCGCTGGCGCTCGACGCCAAGGGCGAGTTGGTCGCCTTTGCCGCCGACAACGTCGTGTTTGCGGTGGGCGGGCCGGGCGGCCTGTACAAAACCAGCGTGTATCCGGTGGTGCATACCGGCGCAATCGGCATCGCGCTGCGTGCCGGCGCGAAGGCGCAGGGGCTTCCGGAAGCGCAGTACGGTCTGGCGTCCATCAAGTTCCGCTGGAACGTTTCCGGCACCTATATGCAGGTCGTGCCGAAGTTTGTTTCCACCGATGCCGACGGCAAAAGCAACCCGCGCGAATTTCTGTGCGATTATTTTGACGACCTCGGTGAAATGCACTCAAAGGTTTTTCTGAAGGGCTATCAGTGGCCGTTTGACTCCAAGAAAATTGTCGGCGGGTCATCGATTATAGACATTCTGGTCTATATCGAAACCGCGCTCAAAGGTCGCCGCGTGTTTCTTGACTATCGCGAAAATCCGGACGGCTTCGATTTCCAAACATTGGAAAAAGAGGCCTTCGAGTATCTGGAGAATTCAGGCGCGTTTCAGAAGACGCCGATTGAGCGGCTGAAGCACATGAATCCCGGCGCGATCTCGCTCTATAAAGATCACGGCATCGACATCACCCAAGAGCCGCTTGAGGTCGCGGTCTGCGCCCAGCACAACAACGGCGGACTGGCCGGCAACCATTGGTGGGAGTCTATCAACATTAAACACCTGTTCCCGGTCGGTGAAGTGAACGGTTCGCACGGCGTGGCGCGTCCCGGTGGTTCTGCGCTGAACTCCGGACAGGTCGGTTCGATCCGCGCTGCTGAATTTATCGCCAATGTCTACGAACGTTCCGATTTGAAAATGAGCGAGTTTAACAAAGCCGCCCGCGCTGAAGTAAGAGATGTGCTCGGGTTCCTCGGTCGCTGTGAAACGTCAGGGCAGAAATGGCGGGCAGTTCGAAATGAACTGCAGGAGCGTATGAGTCGTGCCGGGGCCCATATTCGTTCGCTTGATGAATTGAAGGATGCCGTCAAAGAAGCGAAAGAGCAGCTTGATGCGCTCGAAGTGCAGGGATGCAAAGCCGGTAATGCCGTTGAAAAAGTTCAGGCGCTTCGTAACCGGCAGCTCTGTTACGCACACTGGGTTTATCTGGCTGCGACGCTCTATCAGGTAAAAAGCGGTGTCGGCTCGCGCGGGTCAGCCATGGTGCGCGACGCATCCGGAAAACGCGCCCATAAACAGCTCGCCAAAGACGAGTGGAGCTTCCTGCCGGAAGATCCCTCCTTCAAAGAAAAAGTGCAGGAGACCGTGGTCGCCGGCGGGAAAATCAAAAACCGCTGGGTAAAATGCCGTCCGATTCCGGAAAGCAACCTTTGGTTCGAAACCGCATGGGCCGACTTTCGCGCCGGAAAAATTTATCGCTAA